In Leucobacter sp. CX169, a single genomic region encodes these proteins:
- the hemE gene encoding uroporphyrinogen decarboxylase, whose product MNELNDSHPLVSGHTSGAPLVRAIHGERASRTPVWFMRQAGRSLPEYRALRSGRDMIECCLTPDLAAEITLQPVRRHGVDAAVFFSDIIIPLSLAGVDVRLEPGRGPVFAEPVRTAADVAKLRREHPADRLRGALDPIRKAVELTVAELDETPLIGFAGAPFTLAAYLVEGGPSKDQLRARTLMHSDPETWAALLDWAAELSGTFLEAQVRAGASAVQLFDSWAGGLSVADYEAHVAAASRKTLAPVRAISYRDPQAEGYAAAPLPIPTIHFAVGSGHLLPSLAEAGGQAIGVDWRTPLDEANDALGGRFPLQGNIDPAYLAAPEAVLDAHVDDVLARGAAAPAHIVNLGHGVPPETDPDRLARIVERVHGVR is encoded by the coding sequence ATGAATGAGCTAAACGACTCCCACCCGCTCGTCAGCGGCCACACTTCCGGCGCTCCGCTTGTGCGGGCGATCCACGGTGAGCGCGCATCGCGCACCCCCGTCTGGTTCATGAGGCAGGCGGGCCGATCGCTGCCCGAGTACCGCGCGCTCCGCAGCGGCCGGGACATGATCGAGTGCTGCCTCACCCCCGATCTTGCCGCCGAGATTACCCTGCAGCCGGTGCGTCGCCACGGCGTCGACGCCGCGGTCTTCTTCAGCGACATCATCATTCCGCTGTCGCTCGCCGGGGTTGACGTCCGGCTCGAGCCGGGCCGCGGCCCCGTCTTTGCCGAGCCGGTCCGCACCGCGGCGGACGTCGCGAAGCTGCGCCGCGAGCACCCCGCCGATCGCCTGAGAGGCGCCCTCGACCCGATTCGGAAGGCAGTGGAGCTGACCGTCGCCGAGCTGGACGAGACGCCGCTGATCGGGTTTGCCGGGGCGCCGTTCACCCTGGCGGCGTACCTCGTGGAGGGCGGGCCGTCGAAGGACCAGCTGCGCGCCCGCACCCTCATGCACAGCGACCCCGAGACCTGGGCGGCGCTGCTCGATTGGGCCGCCGAACTGAGTGGCACGTTCCTCGAGGCCCAGGTGCGGGCCGGGGCGAGCGCCGTCCAACTCTTCGACTCGTGGGCGGGCGGGCTCTCGGTCGCAGACTACGAGGCCCACGTCGCCGCGGCGTCGCGGAAGACGCTGGCCCCCGTCCGGGCGATCTCGTACCGCGACCCGCAGGCCGAGGGGTATGCGGCGGCTCCGCTGCCGATCCCGACCATCCACTTTGCGGTGGGCTCCGGACATCTGCTTCCCTCGCTTGCGGAGGCTGGTGGTCAGGCCATCGGCGTGGACTGGCGGACGCCGCTGGACGAAGCCAACGACGCGCTCGGCGGCCGATTCCCGCTCCAGGGCAACATCGACCCCGCGTACCTGGCTGCTCCCGAGGCGGTGCTCGACGCCCACGTCGACGACGTGCTCGCCCGCGGGGCCGCCGCCCCCGCGCACATCGTGAACCTCGGCCACGGTGTGCCGCCCGAGACCGACCCCGATCGACTCGCGCGGATCGTCGAACGAGTGCACGGTGTGCGCTAG
- a CDS encoding uroporphyrinogen-III synthase yields MIPFLPSPPLPLRGLRILIPRGGDLGEALREKVAERGGIPTVAPLLETVAPSDAAAFDAAVARWNAGAYDWMVVTSATTASVLQRAGARAQPGAKTAVVGPVTAAAMQLVGFRIHVIPGRDFSGDGLAVSLLAAISSGDRPARILLPVSELADTRLERALRAAGHEVDRVGAYSTAQAPEVPGLRERIAGGGIDVVLVTSGSAARAVSARLTPLPSTTRLAAIGRPTAAALLAEGLRADVVAELSTTDGLLDAVSSEFLAGHEAAASHAEGPAILDPSPLSGESS; encoded by the coding sequence ATGATCCCGTTCCTCCCCTCCCCGCCGCTGCCGCTTCGCGGCCTGCGCATCCTCATCCCGCGCGGGGGTGACCTGGGCGAGGCGCTCCGCGAGAAGGTCGCCGAGCGCGGGGGCATCCCCACCGTGGCGCCGCTGCTCGAGACCGTCGCGCCCAGCGACGCCGCCGCGTTCGACGCCGCCGTCGCACGATGGAACGCGGGTGCGTACGACTGGATGGTGGTGACGAGCGCGACCACGGCGTCGGTGTTGCAGCGCGCGGGCGCGCGGGCGCAGCCGGGCGCGAAGACCGCGGTCGTCGGCCCGGTCACGGCCGCGGCGATGCAGCTGGTCGGGTTCCGGATCCACGTGATTCCCGGCCGCGACTTCTCGGGCGATGGGCTCGCCGTCTCACTCCTCGCCGCGATCTCGAGTGGCGACCGGCCGGCGCGGATCCTGTTGCCCGTCTCGGAGCTCGCCGACACCCGGCTCGAGCGGGCGCTCCGCGCCGCCGGCCACGAGGTGGATCGCGTCGGCGCCTATTCGACCGCGCAGGCCCCTGAGGTCCCGGGGCTCCGCGAGCGCATCGCGGGTGGCGGCATCGATGTCGTTCTCGTGACGAGCGGGTCCGCCGCACGCGCGGTCTCCGCGAGACTGACGCCGCTCCCGAGCACCACTCGGCTCGCAGCCATCGGCCGGCCCACCGCCGCCGCCCTCCTGGCGGAGGGACTGCGGGCCGACGTGGTCGCCGAGCTGTCCACCACGGACGGGCTCCTCGACGCGGTGTCCTCGGAGTTCCTCGCCGGGCACGAGGCGGCCGCCTCCCACGCGGAAGGTCCCGCGATTCTCGACCCCTCACCGTTATCAGGAGAGTCCTCATGA
- a CDS encoding NAD(P)/FAD-dependent oxidoreductase, giving the protein MCASDLRTEANADLDTEVVVIGAGIAGLVAAWDIARLGYRVRVLERSDWVGGRMHAISLAGLPIELGAESFATRGGAVAALLGELGLAASIVTPRRRPAWTVASGASYRMPAAGALGIPVHPFAADTRRVLGLRGAWGLALEPWRPRSLLPATASLAEIARERLGQDVLEKLIAPVTEGVHSASPDALRLDAHPELEREYARTGSLLRSARLARASRSAAGGAVQSLAGGMSVLIARLVRELRAEGAAVHTGVRDLSLDRDGKGWAVRWAGGECSAQSVVLAVPPSVSEQLLANSDTNAEHPSAQATPCQSNAVGTAVETVVVVVTEPRLLSAPRGTGALIRAGHPRIRAKALTHMNAKWAWLDQAVEPGTHVLRLSYGSRGGTPATEALSGAEAAELALSDASEVFGIRLDPDNVQAHARARWVIPPRSSASAPAPGVVVTGEAYAGTGLASVVPHARAAARTVISALSKSHRREPPT; this is encoded by the coding sequence GTGTGCGCTAGCGACCTGCGCACCGAGGCGAATGCTGACCTCGACACCGAGGTCGTTGTCATCGGCGCCGGCATCGCCGGACTCGTAGCTGCGTGGGACATCGCGCGCCTGGGATATCGGGTGCGCGTTCTCGAGCGATCTGACTGGGTGGGGGGACGCATGCATGCGATCTCACTCGCGGGGCTGCCCATTGAGCTCGGAGCAGAATCGTTCGCGACCCGTGGGGGAGCAGTCGCTGCGCTGCTGGGCGAGCTTGGCCTTGCCGCCTCCATCGTGACGCCGAGACGGCGCCCCGCGTGGACAGTGGCGAGCGGAGCGAGCTATCGCATGCCAGCGGCAGGCGCACTCGGGATCCCTGTGCACCCGTTCGCCGCGGACACCAGAAGGGTGCTCGGGCTGCGCGGGGCATGGGGCCTCGCGCTCGAGCCGTGGCGGCCCCGTTCCTTACTCCCCGCCACGGCGTCCTTGGCCGAGATTGCTCGCGAGCGCCTCGGCCAGGATGTGCTCGAAAAGCTCATCGCACCCGTGACTGAGGGGGTGCACTCGGCTTCGCCGGACGCCCTGAGGCTGGACGCTCACCCCGAGCTTGAACGGGAGTACGCGCGTACGGGCTCGCTGCTGCGCTCCGCTCGATTAGCTCGTGCGTCGCGGAGCGCAGCCGGCGGCGCAGTGCAGAGCCTCGCGGGCGGCATGAGCGTCTTGATTGCACGCCTCGTGCGAGAGCTTCGCGCCGAAGGCGCGGCCGTTCACACGGGGGTGCGAGACCTGTCGCTCGACCGCGACGGGAAGGGCTGGGCGGTGCGTTGGGCCGGAGGCGAGTGCTCTGCCCAGTCGGTCGTGCTGGCGGTCCCGCCGAGCGTCAGCGAGCAGTTGCTCGCGAATTCGGACACGAATGCGGAGCACCCTTCGGCGCAGGCGACCCCGTGCCAGTCGAACGCGGTCGGAACCGCCGTGGAAACCGTGGTCGTTGTTGTCACGGAACCTCGACTCTTGTCCGCCCCGCGCGGCACCGGCGCGCTCATTCGTGCTGGGCACCCCCGCATCCGAGCGAAGGCGCTCACCCATATGAATGCCAAGTGGGCATGGCTCGACCAAGCCGTGGAGCCCGGAACGCACGTGCTTCGCCTCTCGTACGGTTCGCGAGGTGGCACACCGGCGACCGAGGCGCTGAGCGGCGCCGAGGCTGCGGAGCTTGCGCTGAGTGACGCCTCGGAGGTGTTTGGGATTCGGCTCGATCCTGACAACGTGCAGGCGCACGCCCGCGCGCGCTGGGTGATCCCGCCGCGGTCGTCGGCGTCGGCACCCGCGCCCGGCGTCGTCGTCACCGGCGAGGCCTACGCGGGAACCGGGCTCGCAAGTGTGGTGCCGCACGCGAGAGCTGCGGCCCGCACCGTGATCTCGGCCCTGAGTAAGAGTCACCGACGTGAGCCGCCGACCTGA
- the hemB gene encoding porphobilinogen synthase, producing MNPTDQATPMAQSIRPRRLRRTPALRRLVAETRLHPAELILPVFVREGIDVPRPISAMPGVVQHTIDSLRAISAQAAEAGLGGIMLFGVPAARDATGSAADAPDGILNRALAAVSAEVGDALVVQADLCLDEFTDHGHCGVLDERGEVDNDATLERYASIAVAQARAGAEVLGLSGMMDGQVRRVREALDGAGHADTAILAYAAKYASAFYGPFREAVDSQLAGNRRGYQQDPANRREGLREAQLDISEGADIVMVKPAQSYLDVLADVAAMSPVPVWAYQVSGEAAMIEAAAANGWIDRRAAIEESLICIRRAGADAVLSYFALEIAGWQR from the coding sequence ATGAACCCCACAGACCAGGCGACCCCGATGGCTCAGTCGATTCGGCCCCGGCGGCTCCGGCGCACCCCGGCGCTTCGCCGGCTTGTTGCCGAGACGCGGCTGCACCCGGCGGAGCTGATCCTGCCCGTCTTCGTGCGTGAGGGCATCGACGTGCCGCGACCCATCTCGGCCATGCCCGGGGTCGTGCAGCACACGATCGACTCGCTGCGAGCGATCAGTGCGCAGGCCGCCGAGGCTGGGCTCGGCGGCATCATGCTGTTCGGCGTGCCCGCGGCGCGCGACGCCACCGGGAGCGCGGCGGACGCGCCCGACGGGATCCTGAACCGAGCGCTCGCCGCGGTGAGCGCCGAGGTGGGCGACGCCCTGGTCGTCCAGGCCGACCTGTGCCTGGATGAGTTCACCGACCACGGCCACTGCGGCGTGCTCGACGAGCGCGGCGAGGTCGACAACGACGCGACGCTCGAACGATACGCATCCATCGCTGTCGCGCAGGCGCGGGCCGGGGCCGAGGTGCTCGGTCTCTCGGGCATGATGGACGGCCAAGTGCGCCGCGTGCGCGAGGCGCTCGACGGCGCCGGCCACGCCGACACCGCGATCCTGGCGTACGCCGCGAAGTACGCCTCGGCGTTCTACGGTCCGTTCCGCGAGGCGGTCGACTCGCAGCTGGCGGGCAATCGTCGGGGCTACCAGCAGGATCCCGCCAACCGCCGCGAGGGCCTGCGCGAGGCGCAGCTCGACATTTCCGAGGGGGCCGACATCGTGATGGTGAAGCCCGCGCAGAGTTACCTCGACGTGCTCGCCGACGTGGCCGCCATGAGCCCGGTACCCGTCTGGGCGTACCAGGTCTCGGGCGAGGCCGCGATGATCGAGGCCGCCGCCGCGAACGGCTGGATCGACCGCCGGGCGGCGATCGAGGAGTCACTGATCTGCATCCGCCGGGCGGGGGCGGACGCCGTCCTGAGCTACTTCGCGCTCGAGATCGCGGGGTGGCAGCGATGA
- a CDS encoding ferrochelatase, whose translation MSRAQFATEPAEYDALVLFGFGGPEGQDDVIPYLRNVTRGRGIPDERLEEVAHHYRHFGGISPINEQNRELRAALEAELRARGSDLPVLWGNRNWDPYFPDVLRTASENGHRRVLVLPTSAFASYSGCKQYQENIDSALAQLGHTIVADKVRPYFDHPGFLDPWISATRRAIDELCARTPGLDPQRDVRVLFATHSVPSSYSGEFGPDLAALDGRGAYEAQHLAASADIAEAACPGVTWDLVYQSRSGPPSQPWLEPDINDAIEELPAQGVKAVVIVPVGFVSDHMEVLWDLDTEALDTCARLGLAAIRVPTPGVDPTYVRGLIDLMFERRDGVPVADRPSRTTLGPWFDVCGEGCCDTPERMAQVQARDGRAVATAQPTEAHS comes from the coding sequence ATGAGCCGCGCCCAGTTCGCGACCGAGCCCGCCGAGTACGACGCACTCGTGCTCTTCGGCTTCGGCGGGCCCGAGGGGCAGGACGATGTCATTCCGTATCTGCGCAACGTGACGCGGGGCCGCGGGATCCCGGACGAACGCCTCGAGGAAGTCGCGCACCACTACCGTCACTTTGGTGGGATCAGCCCGATCAACGAGCAGAATCGCGAGCTGCGGGCCGCGCTCGAGGCCGAGCTGCGCGCGCGCGGGAGCGACCTCCCGGTGCTGTGGGGAAACCGCAACTGGGACCCGTACTTCCCTGACGTCCTGCGCACGGCTTCCGAGAACGGCCACCGGCGCGTGCTCGTGCTGCCGACAAGCGCGTTCGCCTCGTACTCGGGGTGCAAGCAGTACCAGGAGAACATCGATTCGGCGCTCGCTCAGCTGGGGCACACCATCGTAGCCGACAAGGTGCGACCGTACTTCGACCACCCCGGCTTCCTGGACCCCTGGATTTCCGCCACCCGCCGCGCGATCGACGAGCTGTGCGCGCGCACGCCAGGCCTCGATCCGCAGCGCGACGTGCGCGTGCTCTTCGCCACGCACTCGGTGCCGAGCTCGTACTCGGGGGAGTTTGGCCCCGACCTCGCTGCCCTTGACGGGCGCGGCGCCTACGAGGCGCAGCACCTCGCCGCGAGCGCGGACATCGCCGAGGCGGCGTGCCCCGGGGTGACCTGGGACCTCGTGTACCAGTCGCGTAGCGGACCGCCCAGCCAGCCGTGGCTCGAGCCCGACATTAACGACGCGATCGAGGAGCTGCCAGCACAGGGCGTCAAGGCCGTCGTGATCGTGCCCGTCGGCTTCGTCAGCGACCACATGGAGGTGCTCTGGGATCTCGACACCGAGGCGCTGGACACCTGCGCGCGCCTCGGCCTCGCGGCCATCCGGGTGCCGACACCAGGGGTCGACCCGACGTACGTGCGCGGGCTCATCGACCTCATGTTCGAGCGCCGGGACGGGGTGCCGGTCGCTGACCGTCCGTCACGTACGACGCTCGGGCCCTGGTTCGACGTCTGCGGCGAGGGCTGCTGCGACACCCCGGAGCGGATGGCGCAGGTGCAGGCTCGCGACGGCCGCGCGGTGGCGACCGCGCAGCCCACTGAGGCGCATTCGTGA
- a CDS encoding glutamyl-tRNA reductase: MDLSGANPASELGLSCLSFDHHSANFALLERIERHTVALTSALGTVHADAPGGAVVLATCNRFEAYFDQAPGAPERALHEVAALSGISVAELASAARMLRGIDVAHHLFSVTSGLESMVVGEGEISGQVRRALSNARRAGATTPTLEQLFQRAAGVSKDVKRRTRVQTRGRSLVRLALFLAESRVGDWGGTRILLIGTGAYAAATLAALRDRGAAHIAVHSPSGRAETFAAARGVRAISPEDLESELAAADIVIACSTAQDPLIDVPLIERTVTPTARPYCTALIGRAPGGSATPFSVTTPPRPRLFIDLGMPRNIAPDAAHISGIELLDLDIVARHAGVEELSAEAEARKIASDAAQEFAAAQAERDTVPTVRALHEHVHAVLADELARLRGNPAASELLEPALRHFAGRLLHQPTLRIRELGRAGNADAADAAVRALFPVSDPDQHAA, from the coding sequence ATGGATCTCTCAGGAGCGAACCCCGCGTCAGAACTCGGGCTCTCGTGCCTGTCGTTCGACCACCACAGCGCCAACTTCGCGCTGCTCGAACGCATCGAGCGCCACACTGTCGCGCTCACGAGCGCGCTCGGCACGGTGCACGCCGACGCCCCCGGAGGGGCAGTCGTACTCGCGACCTGCAACCGTTTCGAGGCCTACTTCGACCAGGCACCCGGCGCCCCCGAGCGGGCGCTGCATGAGGTCGCCGCGCTCTCCGGCATTTCTGTCGCAGAGCTCGCTTCAGCGGCGAGGATGCTCCGCGGAATAGACGTCGCCCATCACCTCTTCTCCGTCACCAGCGGGCTCGAGTCCATGGTGGTCGGCGAGGGTGAGATCTCGGGCCAGGTGCGTCGCGCACTCAGCAATGCCCGGCGCGCCGGGGCGACGACACCGACCCTCGAGCAGCTGTTCCAGCGCGCGGCAGGTGTATCGAAGGACGTCAAGCGCCGCACCCGCGTGCAGACTCGCGGGCGTTCCCTCGTGCGCCTCGCCCTGTTCCTGGCCGAGAGCCGCGTGGGCGACTGGGGCGGCACCCGGATCCTGCTCATCGGCACCGGGGCGTACGCCGCCGCCACGCTCGCCGCCCTGCGCGATCGCGGGGCGGCCCACATCGCCGTCCACTCCCCCTCCGGCCGGGCCGAGACCTTCGCCGCGGCGCGCGGCGTGCGGGCCATCTCCCCTGAGGATCTGGAGTCGGAGCTCGCGGCCGCCGATATCGTCATCGCGTGCAGCACCGCGCAGGATCCGCTAATCGACGTCCCCCTCATCGAGCGCACGGTGACGCCCACGGCCCGCCCCTACTGCACCGCCCTCATCGGCCGAGCCCCCGGGGGCAGCGCCACCCCGTTCAGCGTCACCACTCCGCCGCGGCCGCGACTCTTCATCGACCTCGGCATGCCCCGCAACATCGCACCCGACGCCGCGCACATCTCGGGCATCGAGCTGCTGGATCTGGACATCGTCGCCCGCCACGCCGGGGTCGAAGAGCTCAGCGCCGAGGCCGAGGCGCGCAAGATCGCGAGCGATGCGGCCCAGGAGTTCGCGGCGGCGCAGGCCGAGCGCGACACCGTCCCGACGGTGCGGGCGCTGCACGAACACGTGCACGCCGTCCTCGCGGACGAGCTCGCCCGGCTGCGCGGCAACCCCGCGGCCTCCGAGCTCCTCGAGCCAGCCCTCCGGCACTTCGCCGGCCGCCTGCTGCACCAGCCCACCCTCCGCATCCGCGAGCTCGGACGGGCGGGCAATGCCGACGCCGCCGATGCCGCAGTGCGCGCGCTGTTCCCGGTGTCGGAT
- the hemQ gene encoding hydrogen peroxide-dependent heme synthase, which yields MNTHHSVEAAEPAAAGFTLWAVFRRAPGRTETPAAPMASAIDELGCASDRVAASGVTIRGWYDVSGLRADADLMVWLHGDTAEVLQAALRELRRTELLAPLLPTWNALGVHRDAEFNRAHVPGFLRGVEPRDWLVLYPFVRDTEWYLLPEAERGRMLAEHGQLGAQFRGVVANTVASFALGDYEWLLPLEADELTELVDLMRALRATDARRHMREETPFYTGRRISVAQVAQVLR from the coding sequence ATGAACACTCACCACTCGGTCGAAGCCGCAGAGCCGGCCGCCGCCGGCTTCACCCTCTGGGCGGTGTTCCGCCGCGCCCCTGGACGGACAGAAACGCCTGCAGCACCGATGGCATCGGCGATCGACGAGCTCGGGTGTGCGTCCGATCGGGTCGCTGCCAGCGGCGTCACTATCCGCGGCTGGTACGACGTTTCTGGGCTGCGCGCCGACGCCGACCTGATGGTGTGGCTGCACGGCGATACCGCCGAGGTGCTGCAGGCGGCGCTTCGCGAGCTGCGCCGCACCGAGCTCCTCGCTCCGCTTTTGCCGACCTGGAACGCGCTGGGGGTGCACCGCGACGCCGAGTTCAACCGGGCGCACGTGCCCGGTTTCCTGCGCGGGGTCGAGCCGCGCGACTGGCTGGTGCTGTACCCATTCGTGCGCGACACCGAGTGGTACCTGTTGCCCGAAGCCGAACGCGGCCGCATGCTCGCCGAACACGGCCAGTTGGGCGCCCAGTTCCGCGGCGTCGTCGCGAACACGGTCGCGTCTTTCGCGCTCGGCGACTACGAGTGGCTGTTGCCCCTCGAGGCGGACGAGCTCACCGAGCTGGTCGACCTGATGCGTGCCCTCCGCGCCACCGACGCGCGGCGCCACATGCGGGAAGAGACCCCCTTCTATACCGGGCGTCGCATCTCGGTCGCGCAGGTCGCCCAGGTGCTGCGATGA
- a CDS encoding glutamate-1-semialdehyde 2,1-aminomutase, with product MSGAEQSSPVSAGLAERARRVIVGGVNSPVRDFGAVGGTPRYLVSGSGAWVTDADGREYVDLVAAWGPALLGHADPTVIEAVQQAAARGLGFGTSHPSEAELAEEITARVPHIERVRLVSTGTEATMTAIRLARAATGRSLIVKFAGHYHGHSDGLLAAAGSGIATFGLPGSAGVTPETASQTLVLPYNDPAAVEAAFAQHGDRIAAIITEAAACNMGVVPPDPGFTAAITAIAHSHGALIISDEVLTGFRAGPAGYWGLEQAPTPDLVTFGKVVGGGLPLAAVGGRANIMELLAPLGPVYQGGTLSGNPVAVAAGLATLRGADDDAYARLGTAAERTIALVTDALSAAGVAHRIQRAGTLFSVFFAPGPIRTYDEARAQHSGRYRAFFHAMLDGGVHLPPSPYEAWFVTAAHDDRAIERIAQALPAAARAAAELPEALPAED from the coding sequence ATGAGCGGGGCGGAGCAGTCCTCCCCGGTCAGCGCGGGTCTCGCTGAGCGGGCGCGACGCGTGATCGTCGGCGGGGTGAACTCCCCGGTGCGCGACTTCGGCGCGGTCGGGGGCACTCCGCGCTACCTGGTCAGTGGCTCGGGCGCGTGGGTCACCGACGCCGACGGGCGCGAGTACGTCGACCTCGTCGCGGCCTGGGGGCCGGCGCTGCTGGGGCATGCGGACCCCACGGTCATCGAGGCGGTGCAGCAGGCGGCGGCGCGCGGCCTGGGCTTTGGCACCTCCCACCCGAGCGAGGCCGAGCTCGCCGAGGAGATCACGGCGCGCGTGCCGCACATCGAGCGCGTGCGGCTGGTGTCGACGGGCACCGAGGCCACGATGACCGCGATTCGCCTCGCGCGCGCGGCGACGGGCCGCTCGCTCATCGTGAAGTTCGCCGGCCACTACCACGGCCACTCCGACGGGCTGCTGGCGGCCGCGGGGTCGGGGATTGCGACCTTCGGGCTGCCGGGATCCGCGGGCGTGACCCCCGAGACCGCTAGCCAGACGCTCGTACTCCCGTACAACGACCCGGCGGCGGTCGAGGCGGCGTTCGCCCAGCACGGTGACCGGATCGCCGCGATCATCACCGAGGCGGCGGCCTGCAATATGGGGGTTGTGCCGCCGGATCCCGGCTTCACCGCGGCGATCACCGCCATCGCCCACAGCCACGGGGCACTCATCATCAGCGACGAGGTGCTGACCGGGTTCCGCGCGGGCCCAGCCGGATATTGGGGCCTCGAACAGGCCCCCACTCCCGATCTGGTGACGTTCGGCAAGGTCGTGGGCGGCGGGCTCCCACTCGCCGCGGTCGGCGGCCGGGCGAACATCATGGAGCTGCTCGCCCCGCTCGGCCCCGTCTATCAGGGCGGGACGCTGTCGGGAAACCCCGTGGCGGTCGCCGCGGGGCTCGCGACCCTGCGCGGGGCGGACGACGACGCGTATGCGCGGCTCGGCACGGCGGCGGAGCGCACGATCGCGCTCGTGACGGACGCCCTGAGTGCGGCCGGCGTCGCCCACCGAATCCAGCGCGCGGGGACGCTGTTCAGCGTGTTCTTCGCTCCGGGGCCGATTCGCACCTACGACGAGGCCCGCGCGCAGCACTCTGGGCGCTATCGCGCGTTCTTTCACGCGATGCTCGACGGTGGGGTGCACCTGCCGCCGAGCCCGTACGAGGCCTGGTTCGTTACGGCGGCGCACGATGACCGCGCAATCGAGCGCATTGCCCAGGCGCTGCCTGCCGCGGCGCGGGCCGCAGCTGAACTCCCAGAGGCGCTTCCCGCGGAGGACTGA
- the hemC gene encoding hydroxymethylbilane synthase has product MTVTRDPLAAREGLIRIGTRGSLLAVTQTTGVARLIAQATGVEVALVIITTQGDTSPAPLAQLGGTGVFVSALRDALIAGRCDLAVHSLKDLPTGDCPGIILGAIPPRVDPRDAFCGRDGLALGELPPGARVGTGSPRRGAQLKRSRPDLEVCDLRGNVDSRLARVGADLDGVVLAAAGLTRIGRDAAITEYFPLASTPTAPGQGALAIEARSEDAFVGLIGQGLRALDDPEARACALAERSMLAELEAGCQAPVAAWARLADGRLTLLGAVYRPDGSESREAQQAISWPGSAQDPDDHADSTPSSRPGPLPDADADAAATGLGIAIARELLAHGAAELAPLTLLTGARLRAHAGAPLAHPTKDQR; this is encoded by the coding sequence ATCACGGTCACCCGAGACCCGCTCGCGGCCCGCGAGGGACTCATCAGGATCGGCACCCGCGGCAGCCTGCTCGCGGTCACCCAGACCACGGGCGTCGCCCGGCTGATCGCCCAGGCAACGGGGGTGGAGGTCGCGCTCGTCATCATCACCACGCAGGGCGACACCTCGCCCGCGCCGCTTGCGCAGCTCGGGGGAACCGGCGTGTTCGTGAGCGCGCTGCGCGACGCCCTGATCGCGGGCAGGTGCGACCTTGCGGTGCACTCGCTCAAGGATCTGCCCACGGGGGACTGCCCCGGCATCATTCTCGGCGCAATCCCGCCCAGGGTCGACCCGCGCGACGCCTTCTGCGGCCGCGACGGACTCGCCCTCGGCGAGCTCCCGCCCGGCGCGCGCGTCGGCACGGGATCCCCGCGTCGGGGTGCACAGCTCAAGCGCTCGCGCCCCGACCTCGAGGTGTGCGATCTTCGCGGCAACGTCGACTCCCGCCTCGCGCGGGTGGGCGCGGATCTCGACGGGGTGGTGTTGGCCGCCGCCGGGCTGACCCGCATCGGGCGTGACGCCGCGATCACCGAGTACTTCCCGCTTGCGAGTACGCCGACCGCTCCGGGGCAGGGCGCGCTCGCGATCGAGGCACGCTCGGAAGACGCGTTCGTCGGGCTGATCGGGCAGGGGCTCCGCGCCCTCGACGACCCGGAAGCGCGCGCTTGCGCGCTCGCCGAGCGCTCGATGCTTGCCGAGCTTGAGGCGGGTTGCCAGGCGCCGGTGGCCGCCTGGGCGCGCCTGGCCGACGGCCGACTCACACTCTTGGGGGCGGTCTACCGACCCGACGGGAGCGAGAGCCGCGAGGCACAGCAAGCGATCTCCTGGCCCGGTTCCGCACAGGATCCGGATGATCACGCGGACTCGACCCCGAGCTCGCGCCCTGGCCCCTTGCCTGACGCTGACGCCGACGCCGCGGCCACGGGGCTCGGCATCGCGATCGCCCGCGAGCTGCTCGCACACGGCGCGGCCGAACTGGCCCCGCTGACCCTGCTCACCGGAGCCAGGCTGCGCGCACACGCGGGCGCCCCACTCGCACACCCCACGAAGGACCAACGATGA